Genomic window (Carboxydothermus pertinax):
CTCCCACTCCTCCCATGCCTACACCAAAACCCATAGTAAAGCCGCTGGCAAGTCCTTTTCTGTGGGGTATAAGTTGCTGCCCGAGCACCACCGTGGTCGAAAAGGTACTGATTAAAGTTGCCCCAACCAAGGCAAGTAAAACAAAGTAGACAAAACCGTTGTTAGTACGGGAAAAGAAGAAAATTAGCGGAATTAGTAATGCCATAGAACCGGCCATTACCTTCGGCGCCCCTAAAATATCCGTAAGTGGTCCTCCCAGCAATGTACCAACGGCACCAGCAAGTAAAAATACCGAAACAATGTAACCTGCTAAATGGGGATCCCCTTTTAAATAATCGGTATAATACAATGGCACGTACGTATAAAGACCCGCATGCATCCAGGTACGAAAAACAATGTATAAAAGAAGAAGGAAAAAAGCAGCAATGGTTCTTTTTTTACTTTCAGCCTTTATCTCCTGCCCGGATCCCTGACCACTTCCTCTTGCTTTTTTCTCCACCACTTCGTCCCGAAGAGAATTAAGGCGCGGCCAGGAAAACAAAAATAATACCGCTATTATAAAGCTTGGCAGTAGGAAGAAAACCGTTGCCTTTAAGCCCCCTTTGCTTAAAAGCCAGGCCATATATATCGAACCCAAACCAAAACCTAAATTGCCACCCACCGAAAATACAGCCATTCCTCTTCCTTTGCGCATACCGCTGGCCAGATTGGCTACGCGGGAGCCTTCAGGGTGATAAGCTGCAACACCAACGCTTGCAATTGTAACTACAATTAACAGTAAATAAAACCAGGGCATACGGCCCGTAACCGCTACACCCACTCCGGCCAGCAAACTCCCTAAAGGCAATAACCACCTAGCTGAACGCCTATCTGCAATATATCCAAAAAAAGGTTGAATAACGGACGATGCTATATTTGACATTAATACTAAAAGACTGGTCTTAGCATAGCTAAGGGCAAAAGCCTGTTTTAAAATCGGTAGCAATGCCGGCAAAGCCCCTTGCGCCATATCCGTAACCAAATGCCCTAAAGACAAAAGCAAAAGCACCCCTATATTTGCCTTCTCCGATTTTGCCGTTTTTTCCACCAGTATAACCCCCTCGCTGCCTTTTTCCATAATAGAGCCAAAAAGCCCCAGGTTTTCCCCGAAGGCTTTTTTACTTATTTATTCCGCTCCACTTTCCGCCGGTTTTTCTTTGGCAATTACTCCTCTTGGCTTTCTTTCAACCTTAATATTATCCATAAATAAACTTATAACAATGCCCGATAATACTATAAACATTGCTACAAAAAATACCAGGTGAATAGATTCCGCCAGAGCGTGTTTTAATGGCGGAATTATGATGTTTTTTAATTGGGGTGGAATCTTCTCTAACACTTCCGGTCTTAATAACGTATTAAAAAGCCCTTGAGGGTCGGTTTTGGCTTTCTCCAGAAAACTTGCAAAAGGTCCGGTAGTTAGGCCTGGTATTTTTTCCACCACCGGCAGAAAATCTTTCTTTAAAAGCTCAATGGAGCGGTGGTTTAGGACCACCCCAAAAATTGTTACCCCAAAAGTTCCACCAATACTTCTAAAAAACTGGGTTGCCGAAGTCGCTACTCCCCGCTGTTCCGGTGGGAAAGCATATTGCACTGCAATGGTTAAGGTCGGCATCACCAGCCCCAATCCCAAGCCCAGGACTATTATATATAAGGTCACCATCAGGCGGGTGGTATCTACAGTCATAGTGCTTAGGAGATAAAAACCTAGAGTCATTAAAGCCATACCGGCAGTTAAAAGATTTCTAAAACCAACTTTGGCAACTAACTGGCCGCCTAAGATACTGGTAAAGACCATAGCAAACATCATTGGTATCATGGTATTACCGGAGTTGGTTGCCGAAATCCCTAAGACTCCCTGCATAAAGAGGGGTAAAAACATGATAGCTCCAAACATACCAAAGCCCATTAAAAAGCCGATTATATTAGAGATGGTAAAAATCCGGTTTTTAAATAGTCCTAAACTTAATATCGGCTCCGCGGCCTTTTTTTCGACCCCAAGGAAAATTACAAAAAACACCAGCGAAGTAATAAATAAACCAACTATCTGCCAGGAGTTCCAGGGGTATTCTTTGCCGCCCAAGCTAAGCCCCAGTAAAAGAGAAGCTACAGAAATAATCATCGTAACGGCGCCGGTAAAATCTATTGGCGCATTAACTTTAAGCCTTTTCTCACCGGCCAATCCAATAAAAACGGTAATTGCCGCTAAAATTCCTACCGGTAAATTAATATAAAAGACCCAGCGCCAGGAAGTATGGTCTACTATCCAGCCCCCCAGAGACGGCCCAACAATCGAGGAAAGCCCAAACAAGGCCCCCATAACGCCCTGCCATTTGCCTCTTTTATCCGGCGGGAAAATATCCCCTACGATCGTCATCGCCATGGGCATTAAGATACCGCCACCAATGCCCTGCAGACCGCGGTAAATAATAAGCTGGGTCATGTTTTCACTGGTACCGCATAAGGCAGAACCTAACATAAAAAGGCCAAGGCCAGATACATACATAATACGCCGGCCGTAAATATCCGCAAGTTTTCCGGCAATGGGCACAAAAGAAGTGGAACTTAACATATAAGCGGTAGTAACCCAGGATAAAATATCAAGGCCGCCTAATTCCCCTATGATTCTTGGCATGGCAGTACCAACAATCGTCTGGTCCAAGGACGAAAAAAACATGCCCAACAATAATCCGATAAGTAAAATTTTTCTCTTAGAATCAGTTTCCATCCTTTTTAACCCCCTCTTTGAAATAGCGTATAACTTTATTTAGTAGCTTTATTAACTCTCTACTGTCTTCTTCACCTAAAAAGCCTACCAATCCATAAAACCGTTCAAAAAACTCTTTTTTGCCCTGTTCAAGAATTTCTTGACCCTTTTTTGAAGGTTTGACCAAAACTATCCGCCGGTCTTTTAAATCCCTAACCCGCTCAATATAGCCGCCTTCTTCTAAAGAATTGAGCATGTGCGTAACTGCAGCAGGAGTAATTTGCAACCGTGCTCCTAAATCGGAAACCTTAACTCCCTTATCACCCTGGGAAATCATCTCCTGCATGGTAGCAAGTAAAATAAATTCACTCTTTTTAATGGCAAAACGCTGCCCGTGAAAACCATCGCCTCTTTTAAATTGAATCACAGTACGAATAAGTTCTTCGGCAAGCTTTAATTTTTTATCATCTTTAATAATAATCTCACTCCCTTACTTTTTATTAGCTAAATATTTTACTCACTAAAGTATTTATCATTTTAAACTTTTTGTCAATATTTTAAGGCCACAATTTACATTATTTTAATCATAAAAAAAGCTTCCAGCTAAGACTTGGAAGCTCAACAATTTCATTACTGCTGTCGTAACTCCTTTACATATTCCTCAATTACCTTGTGGCAACAACGCCCTAAAGGGTTTTCGGTACGACAGCGCCCTCCACCACAAGCTCCCGTTAGCGCAAAAATTGCCTTTAAATCCGGGCCAACTTTTTGGAAGGCTTCTTTGATTTCCCGGCGGGTAACTTTATTGCAGTAGCATAAATAAACATCGTCACTGCTATCTTTGTACCATAACTTTGGATATACATCACTTACCAGGTAAGTATTACCGCCAAAATAAGCGACCTCACAATCAGGATTGGTACAAGCATAGTATACTCCCTTTTCAAAAAAAGCTTTTAAATCTTCCTTAAGTAAATTATAAACCGTATCCAGGAAAACTTGAGTGCCCGGGTCTCCACATTTAGGACAATTCATTTTAATTCCTCCATTTTATTTTTAATTATACCACAAGGTAAAACCCCTTTTTTGTCGAATATTTAAAAAAAGAGCCAAGATTAGAAGCCCAAAATTAAAAACAGGCAATTATGCCTGCTTTTCCATTTGGAGCATTTTTTCTTTTAAGGTTAGTCCTCCAGCAAAGCCACCCAGACCGCCTCCAGCGGCCAGTACCCGGTGTCAGGGAATTATTACCGTGATTTTGTTGGTCGCCATTGATCTCCCCACGGCTCGAGCAGCTCCCGGGCGTCCTGCCCGCGCGGCTAATTCGCCGTAGGTTATCGTTTGCCCATAAGGGACCTTTAAAAGTTCTTGGTAGACTCTTTGAGCAAAAGGGGAAGCCCAGCTTAAATCTAAAGGCAACGATGAAAAATCAACTTTTTCACCGGCATAGTAACGTTTTAGTAATGCGGCAGTCTTACAAAATAAACTTGATTTACCGGGATTGAAATCAACTCCGATTTCTGCCAGTGCGTCTTTTGCAGTAGTTTTGGGGAGGGAAACAGCGTAAATGCCCTTTTTTGATACTGCCAAAGCAACATAACCAGAATCGGTGGTAATAATATCACATTCCATAAAAATACCTCTTCTGGAATTTAGTAATTTGAAAGTGGAGTTTGGAAAATACTTAAAATAATCCAATTGCTATAATAATACCATAAAAAGTTTAGCTGAACAAGGGAGTAGAAAGATAACGTTCTCCAGTATCGGGTAAAACGACCACGATGAGCTTTCCTTCATTTTCCGGGCGTTTTGCAACTTCCAGGGCTGCCCAAAGGGCTGCTCCCGAAGAAATCCCAACTAAAACCCCTTCTTCCCGGGCAAGCTCTTTCGCAGTAGCA
Coding sequences:
- a CDS encoding MFS transporter, which translates into the protein MEKTAKSEKANIGVLLLLSLGHLVTDMAQGALPALLPILKQAFALSYAKTSLLVLMSNIASSVIQPFFGYIADRRSARWLLPLGSLLAGVGVAVTGRMPWFYLLLIVVTIASVGVAAYHPEGSRVANLASGMRKGRGMAVFSVGGNLGFGLGSIYMAWLLSKGGLKATVFFLLPSFIIAVLFLFSWPRLNSLRDEVVEKKARGSGQGSGQEIKAESKKRTIAAFFLLLLYIVFRTWMHAGLYTYVPLYYTDYLKGDPHLAGYIVSVFLLAGAVGTLLGGPLTDILGAPKVMAGSMALLIPLIFFFSRTNNGFVYFVLLALVGATLISTFSTTVVLGQQLIPHRKGLASGFTMGFGVGMGGVGVTLLGVLADHLGVPAVFHVLNILAVGGFVLALILIRYFPWSSKTME
- a CDS encoding methylated-DNA--[protein]-cysteine S-methyltransferase, encoding MECDIITTDSGYVALAVSKKGIYAVSLPKTTAKDALAEIGVDFNPGKSSLFCKTAALLKRYYAGEKVDFSSLPLDLSWASPFAQRVYQELLKVPYGQTITYGELAARAGRPGAARAVGRSMATNKITVIIPUHRVLAAGGGLGGFAGGLTLKEKMLQMEKQA
- a CDS encoding copper chaperone Copz family protein, giving the protein MNCPKCGDPGTQVFLDTVYNLLKEDLKAFFEKGVYYACTNPDCEVAYFGGNTYLVSDVYPKLWYKDSSDDVYLCYCNKVTRREIKEAFQKVGPDLKAIFALTGACGGGRCRTENPLGRCCHKVIEEYVKELRQQ
- a CDS encoding MarR family winged helix-turn-helix transcriptional regulator → MIQFKRGDGFHGQRFAIKKSEFILLATMQEMISQGDKGVKVSDLGARLQITPAAVTHMLNSLEEGGYIERVRDLKDRRIVLVKPSKKGQEILEQGKKEFFERFYGLVGFLGEEDSRELIKLLNKVIRYFKEGVKKDGN
- a CDS encoding MDR family MFS transporter, whose amino-acid sequence is METDSKRKILLIGLLLGMFFSSLDQTIVGTAMPRIIGELGGLDILSWVTTAYMLSSTSFVPIAGKLADIYGRRIMYVSGLGLFMLGSALCGTSENMTQLIIYRGLQGIGGGILMPMAMTIVGDIFPPDKRGKWQGVMGALFGLSSIVGPSLGGWIVDHTSWRWVFYINLPVGILAAITVFIGLAGEKRLKVNAPIDFTGAVTMIISVASLLLGLSLGGKEYPWNSWQIVGLFITSLVFFVIFLGVEKKAAEPILSLGLFKNRIFTISNIIGFLMGFGMFGAIMFLPLFMQGVLGISATNSGNTMIPMMFAMVFTSILGGQLVAKVGFRNLLTAGMALMTLGFYLLSTMTVDTTRLMVTLYIIVLGLGLGLVMPTLTIAVQYAFPPEQRGVATSATQFFRSIGGTFGVTIFGVVLNHRSIELLKKDFLPVVEKIPGLTTGPFASFLEKAKTDPQGLFNTLLRPEVLEKIPPQLKNIIIPPLKHALAESIHLVFFVAMFIVLSGIVISLFMDNIKVERKPRGVIAKEKPAESGAE